One window from the genome of Defluviimonas aquaemixtae encodes:
- a CDS encoding FIST N-terminal domain-containing protein has product MDGGGNLESRPAEAVSVAVSAESDATAAVAEIMDRLRGTDASFILFFVPYAMDRAALVSALAATPSPAAFGCTTAGQITPQGYDSDAMVALAFHRRHFRVASALIKPITAVDIAEVVRRTEQLAARFPAMPGRRRLALFFADGLSKQEDIIVAALEAGLKDIPVFGGSAGDGLAFEETFVLHEGSFHSGAALLLLLETDLSFRGLGFDHFQPTDKRMVVTRAVPEERLVLEINGSPAAREYARLVGVPVDELSPIVFAENPVLVRNGNIYHVRAIQQKHGNGGLTFFSAIDNGLLLTLGRGMEIIRTLNSGLSVCDQTGEAPDIILGFDCYLRKLEIEHKGLAAAASEAFRAHRVVGFNTYGEQHLGVHVNQTFVGIAFFRPENGAPL; this is encoded by the coding sequence ATGGATGGTGGTGGCAATCTCGAATCGCGGCCAGCCGAAGCTGTCTCGGTCGCGGTGTCGGCTGAGAGCGACGCAACCGCAGCAGTGGCAGAGATCATGGATCGGCTGCGCGGCACCGACGCGAGCTTCATTCTGTTCTTCGTGCCGTACGCGATGGATCGGGCGGCCTTGGTGTCCGCGCTGGCTGCCACGCCGTCGCCGGCTGCCTTCGGTTGCACGACTGCGGGTCAGATCACGCCACAGGGATATGATAGCGATGCGATGGTGGCGCTTGCCTTCCACCGTAGACATTTCCGCGTCGCCTCGGCACTGATAAAGCCGATTACGGCGGTCGATATCGCCGAGGTCGTGCGTCGGACCGAGCAGCTGGCGGCCCGGTTTCCCGCTATGCCGGGGCGTCGGCGTCTGGCTCTTTTCTTCGCCGACGGGCTGTCCAAGCAGGAAGACATTATTGTTGCCGCGCTGGAGGCCGGGTTGAAGGACATCCCGGTCTTTGGCGGATCGGCCGGCGATGGGCTTGCCTTCGAGGAAACCTTTGTGCTGCACGAAGGCAGTTTTCACAGCGGTGCGGCGCTTCTTCTTCTTCTCGAGACCGACTTGTCGTTCCGCGGTCTTGGCTTCGATCATTTCCAGCCGACGGACAAGCGCATGGTCGTCACGCGCGCGGTGCCCGAAGAGCGTCTGGTCCTCGAAATCAACGGCTCGCCAGCGGCGCGGGAATACGCCCGCCTCGTCGGCGTTCCGGTCGATGAGCTGTCGCCAATCGTCTTCGCCGAGAACCCGGTACTAGTGCGAAACGGCAATATCTATCACGTGCGGGCGATACAGCAGAAGCACGGCAATGGCGGACTGACGTTCTTCTCGGCCATCGATAACGGCCTGCTGCTCACGCTCGGCCGGGGTATGGAGATCATTCGCACGCTAAACTCCGGGCTGAGCGTATGCGACCAAACCGGCGAAGCGCCCGATATCATCCTCGGTTTCGACTGTTACCTGCGCAAGCTCGAGATCGAGCACAAGGGGCTCGCGGCTGCGGCGTCGGAGGCGTTCCGCGCGCATCGAGTGGTCGGATTCAACACCTACGGCGAACAGCATCTCGGTGTCCATGTGAACCAGACATTTGTTGGGATTGCATTTTTCCGCCCAGAGAACGGAGCGCCGCTGTGA